The following coding sequences are from one Paenibacillus sp. FSL R5-0912 window:
- a CDS encoding glycosyl hydrolase: MAARTSKKWLHGCLALALFVASILLPPTVSYSAGENLLGNPGFEAGDVSWEKWGSPVVTTAEKHGGAKSLQVKRNTGGASASVAVQEGKTYRVGLWVKFAGTGVTSAAIDLDAFGNQQTKQYLYFSGSTQWEYKQLLYTAAPGVQYIRFSFWNSTSKDYYIDDAVIRENVDIERPSTPGTWLAEHDPDSLKLTWAGSTDDMAVESYQLSYKKTEDSGWNTLSVPHLETVTSYTYTLQNLEPFSVYAIMLRSRDTAGNTSGAVMGMEATPGVNLLTNGGFETASISPWTETGTVQTITYGTYAGQYAARLTDNSAIRSEEIPVYGEDSYLVSYWTRSAAVPPLASTVSLSVYQESSETEHPLITNTAMVWARSENQLRTTGSTEYMQLTAKNQTGTDQFLDQVYIGKLPELPEDLAPGAPAGFTVNRTDGVSADLEWLAATGPFGVKNYSITFKKAADTEWSNITVPYVPGQSLYAYKLEGLSPESLYEVKVTAVSEGTAVSAASSLELTTGKMFPVNPGASEEAVALLDRLYARVGNAVYTGQHNYYEAPSLWYDTAAELTGYYPAIWGSDFAYYTSGDFSALRQAMIDEAINKGHTGSIITLTYHEPRPMDSATAGWESVTGDVTAAQMAEIVTPGTALYNQWAAQVDEVAGYLAQLRDEGIPVLWRPYHEMNAEFFWWGARPELFRQLWDNLYDRYTHLHGLDNLIWVWSPNAESSWAYDSAPYYPGHDAVDVLAMDIYNNDYRDTYYNKLVQLSGGRPIAIGENGELPDMDLLMEKQPRYAYFMTWSQYLTDKNSLSAIQALYSNPRALHNGETGNGPYVPPPADSYLIDDFEQYGSSNSSLRAKWQRNVSGNLATVTLDTYHLNSGIYGLKLDYTVGNPGYAGVYRSMGKEWPGMEAISFWLQPDGSNRQLAVQFHETNGEVWEASIPVQGTSPVLVSIPFTEFLRPGWSTGGNGVIDLGSIKEFAFYIAQGSGTQGSGTLYIDDVKAIKLPVEEE, translated from the coding sequence GTGGCTGCACGAACGAGCAAAAAATGGTTGCATGGTTGCCTGGCCCTCGCTCTGTTTGTTGCATCAATTCTCCTGCCGCCAACGGTATCATATTCGGCAGGGGAGAATCTTCTTGGAAATCCCGGCTTCGAAGCGGGAGATGTGTCGTGGGAGAAATGGGGGAGTCCGGTGGTGACAACCGCCGAGAAGCATGGTGGCGCGAAGAGTCTTCAGGTGAAGCGAAATACAGGCGGGGCATCTGCATCCGTAGCAGTGCAGGAAGGTAAAACCTACAGGGTGGGCTTGTGGGTCAAATTCGCAGGAACGGGAGTGACGAGTGCGGCGATCGATCTGGATGCCTTCGGCAATCAGCAGACGAAGCAATATCTCTATTTCTCCGGTTCGACCCAGTGGGAGTACAAGCAGCTGCTGTACACAGCGGCTCCCGGGGTGCAGTATATCCGCTTCTCGTTCTGGAACAGCACCAGCAAAGATTATTACATTGACGACGCGGTGATCCGGGAGAATGTAGATATTGAACGGCCGTCAACGCCAGGAACCTGGCTAGCCGAGCATGATCCGGATTCACTTAAGCTGACCTGGGCGGGCTCTACAGATGATATGGCGGTCGAATCTTACCAGCTGTCCTACAAAAAAACAGAAGACTCCGGCTGGAATACCTTATCGGTTCCGCATCTGGAGACCGTTACCTCGTACACCTATACTTTGCAGAACCTTGAACCGTTCTCTGTATACGCTATCATGCTGCGTTCCAGAGATACGGCCGGCAATACATCCGGTGCTGTGATGGGCATGGAGGCAACGCCGGGCGTGAATCTGCTAACTAATGGCGGTTTCGAAACGGCTTCGATCAGCCCGTGGACCGAAACGGGAACAGTGCAGACAATAACCTACGGAACATACGCTGGACAATATGCGGCGCGGTTGACGGACAATTCGGCAATCAGAAGCGAGGAGATTCCTGTATACGGGGAAGACTCTTATCTGGTTTCCTACTGGACCAGGTCAGCAGCTGTACCCCCGCTAGCATCTACCGTAAGCCTCAGTGTCTATCAGGAATCCTCTGAAACTGAGCATCCGCTGATCACAAATACTGCTATGGTATGGGCACGCTCGGAGAATCAGCTGCGGACAACAGGTTCCACCGAATATATGCAGCTGACAGCAAAGAATCAGACGGGGACGGATCAGTTCCTGGATCAGGTATATATCGGCAAGCTGCCGGAGCTTCCAGAGGACCTTGCACCTGGGGCGCCCGCAGGGTTTACCGTGAACCGTACAGATGGTGTATCCGCTGATCTGGAGTGGCTGGCAGCTACGGGTCCTTTTGGTGTGAAGAATTATAGCATTACCTTCAAAAAGGCGGCGGATACTGAATGGAGCAATATAACGGTGCCTTATGTTCCTGGTCAATCCTTGTATGCCTATAAGCTGGAAGGTCTGTCACCTGAGAGTCTCTATGAGGTGAAGGTGACAGCAGTCAGCGAAGGGACGGCAGTGTCGGCGGCGAGTTCACTTGAGCTCACTACCGGCAAGATGTTCCCGGTGAATCCGGGAGCATCGGAGGAAGCGGTGGCCCTTCTGGACCGGCTCTATGCCAGGGTCGGCAATGCTGTGTACACGGGGCAGCATAACTATTACGAAGCGCCATCCCTTTGGTATGATACGGCAGCAGAATTGACCGGATATTATCCGGCAATCTGGGGTTCGGATTTCGCCTATTATACCAGCGGGGATTTCAGCGCCCTGCGCCAGGCCATGATTGACGAGGCTATCAACAAAGGTCATACGGGCAGCATTATTACCCTGACGTATCATGAGCCCCGTCCTATGGATTCTGCCACCGCCGGATGGGAAAGTGTCACAGGAGATGTAACAGCAGCTCAGATGGCGGAGATTGTTACTCCGGGGACTGCACTCTACAATCAGTGGGCTGCTCAAGTGGATGAAGTTGCAGGATATCTTGCCCAGCTGAGAGACGAAGGCATTCCGGTGCTGTGGCGGCCGTATCATGAGATGAATGCCGAATTCTTCTGGTGGGGCGCGCGGCCGGAGCTGTTCAGGCAGCTGTGGGACAATTTGTACGACCGTTACACCCATCTGCATGGTCTGGATAATCTGATCTGGGTATGGAGCCCGAATGCTGAGAGCTCATGGGCCTATGATTCTGCTCCTTATTATCCCGGTCATGATGCCGTTGATGTGCTGGCGATGGATATCTATAACAACGATTACCGGGATACGTATTACAACAAGCTTGTGCAGCTTAGCGGTGGCAGACCGATTGCTATCGGGGAGAACGGGGAGCTCCCGGACATGGATCTGCTGATGGAGAAGCAGCCCCGGTATGCGTATTTCATGACCTGGTCGCAATATTTGACCGACAAAAATTCACTCAGTGCCATTCAAGCACTCTATAGCAATCCGCGTGCGCTCCATAACGGCGAAACAGGCAATGGCCCGTATGTTCCGCCGCCTGCGGACAGTTATCTCATTGATGATTTCGAGCAGTACGGCAGCTCGAACAGCAGCCTGCGTGCCAAATGGCAGCGGAATGTCTCCGGCAACCTGGCGACGGTGACGCTGGACACTTACCATCTGAACAGCGGCATCTACGGGCTTAAGCTGGACTATACGGTTGGCAATCCCGGCTATGCGGGAGTCTACCGCAGCATGGGCAAGGAATGGCCGGGGATGGAAGCCATTTCCTTCTGGCTGCAGCCGGATGGCTCGAACCGGCAGCTTGCAGTTCAGTTTCATGAGACGAACGGTGAGGTATGGGAAGCGAGTATTCCGGTCCAAGGCACATCGCCAGTGCTTGTAAGTATTCCCTTTACCGAATTCCTGCGGCCCGGCTGGTCTACCGGCGGCAACGGCGTCATTGATCTGGGTTCCATTAAAGAGTTCGCCTTCTATATTGCCCAAGGCAGCGGGACACAGGGAAGCGGAACACTGTATATAGACGATGTAAAAGCTATCAAATTGCCCGTGGAGGAAGAATAA
- a CDS encoding ABC transporter permease codes for MTNVEIERRLPVRKKGKSVYWCNNWIRQWDLQLMVVPALIFIFIFSYLPMYGVLMAFQDYQLFGGFLHSPWVGLKHFEAFFNSPDFWRVMRNTMVISLLKLCFGFPAPILLALMLNEVRSMMFKRVVQTVSYLPHFLSWVIVGGFVGSMLSTDNGSVNMLLMSLNLTSEPISFLSVPEYFWSILVGTGMWKEMGFAAIVYLAAIAGIDPHLYEAASIDGAGRFKQIQLITLPCIRPVIIIFMILAVGNILNAGFEDILILATNPILRDVSDVIDTYVYRMGILNNRFSYAAAAGLFKAVVSVTLLALANKAARKMGSSLW; via the coding sequence ATGACCAATGTGGAAATCGAGCGGAGATTGCCTGTCCGGAAGAAAGGAAAATCAGTATATTGGTGCAATAACTGGATCAGACAATGGGATCTTCAGCTGATGGTAGTGCCTGCTTTGATCTTCATCTTTATTTTCAGTTACCTGCCCATGTACGGAGTTCTAATGGCTTTCCAGGATTATCAGCTGTTCGGCGGATTTTTACACAGCCCATGGGTGGGACTGAAGCATTTCGAGGCTTTCTTCAATTCCCCGGACTTCTGGAGAGTCATGCGCAACACGATGGTGATCAGTCTGCTGAAGCTCTGCTTCGGCTTCCCGGCACCGATACTGCTGGCGCTGATGCTGAATGAAGTCCGGAGTATGATGTTCAAGCGGGTCGTGCAGACCGTAAGCTATCTGCCGCATTTTCTCTCGTGGGTGATCGTCGGCGGTTTCGTAGGCTCGATGCTGTCGACTGATAATGGAAGCGTTAACATGCTGCTGATGAGCCTGAATCTAACCTCTGAGCCGATCAGCTTTCTGTCTGTGCCGGAGTATTTCTGGAGTATTCTCGTTGGGACGGGGATGTGGAAAGAGATGGGGTTTGCCGCCATTGTCTATCTGGCTGCCATTGCCGGAATTGATCCGCATCTGTATGAAGCCGCTTCCATCGACGGGGCAGGGAGATTCAAGCAGATCCAGCTGATCACACTGCCATGTATCCGGCCCGTCATTATCATCTTCATGATTCTGGCGGTGGGTAATATTCTTAACGCCGGGTTTGAAGATATTCTCATTCTGGCCACGAATCCGATTCTCCGTGATGTGTCGGATGTAATCGATACCTATGTGTACCGGATGGGGATTCTGAATAACCGCTTCTCATACGCGGCAGCAGCAGGGTTGTTCAAGGCAGTTGTCAGTGTAACACTGCTGGCGCTGGCCAATAAGGCAGCCAGAAAAATGGGCTCCAGCCTATGGTGA
- a CDS encoding carbohydrate ABC transporter permease, producing the protein MMKLSTGDKVLQLFIYIILILLGFVTLYPFWNSLVISFNMGSDTSLGGITFWPRVPTFDNYEVVFQDSRIGQAFMISILRTLTGTILSVLFTAILAYGLSRHELIGRRFYMVFCIITMYFSGGLIPTFLLLREFGMMDTFWVLVIPGLISVYNMIIFRTFFLGLPAGLAESARIDGCNHIGVLIRIVLPISGPVVATLSLFTAVYHWNDWFSASIYINDPSLIPIQTLLKQILSSNIVTDQLQSVGNAAAQDRLALVQSVTTKSLIMATTMVATLPIIMVYPFLQKYFVKGVLIGSLKE; encoded by the coding sequence ATGATGAAGCTGTCAACGGGGGATAAAGTGCTGCAGCTGTTCATTTATATCATTCTGATCCTGCTGGGCTTCGTCACCCTGTATCCCTTCTGGAATTCCCTGGTTATCTCTTTCAATATGGGCTCGGATACATCGCTGGGCGGCATCACGTTCTGGCCCCGGGTCCCAACGTTTGATAACTATGAGGTCGTCTTCCAGGACAGCCGGATCGGGCAGGCGTTCATGATATCCATTCTGAGAACGCTAACCGGAACGATCCTGTCCGTGCTGTTCACGGCTATCCTGGCTTACGGGCTATCACGTCATGAGCTGATCGGGCGCAGGTTCTATATGGTCTTCTGCATCATTACAATGTATTTCAGCGGCGGCTTAATTCCTACCTTTCTGCTGCTGCGGGAGTTTGGCATGATGGACACCTTTTGGGTTCTCGTTATTCCCGGCTTAATCAGTGTATATAATATGATTATTTTCCGGACCTTCTTTCTTGGCCTGCCGGCGGGACTGGCGGAATCGGCACGGATTGACGGCTGCAACCATATCGGTGTGCTGATCCGCATCGTCCTTCCCATATCGGGTCCCGTCGTGGCAACCCTGTCCCTTTTTACCGCCGTCTATCACTGGAATGACTGGTTCTCAGCCAGCATTTATATTAACGATCCCAGCCTGATTCCGATCCAGACGCTGCTGAAGCAGATCCTGAGCTCCAATATTGTGACCGATCAGCTTCAGTCCGTCGGCAATGCGGCAGCCCAGGACCGTCTGGCTCTGGTGCAGTCTGTCACCACCAAGTCGCTGATTATGGCTACCACTATGGTGGCAACGCTGCCGATCATTATGGTGTATCCGTTTCTGCAAAAATATTTTGTCAAAGGGGTACTCATCGGTTCCTTGAAAGAGTAG
- a CDS encoding extracellular solute-binding protein codes for MTVALCTVLLMAGCGGGNNAAVQGTAEPVKEPAAATAAAETAVPATTEPSTDAVSTVKPVTFSYYSNYDWDTTEQWGADSTTRWIADTLKVNMTPVQSSGAAETKFSTMIASGSLPDVIMTDRGASVERLRQGGMLVALDDYLDKYPNLKNNAGEATLGMLRSDDGKLYQFPNWYTSSPNGNGGWIINKKIYKELGSPKLETFDDLYAYLKLVKEKYSDVVPLEVGAKGRGIDTMYGGWAENKPYLTRANPVGNELKSIFEDPIFIENMQYASKLFRDKLISQDVFTQTGDQINEKLKTGRVAVYVDGDVVNPGRGADGALKATDPEAGYEIIWPIHKAGLDATKITPNNYNSLGWNVLVITKNAKDPEAIFSYLDWLTGEEGQRIINFGRKGLYWDETDADGVPILNAGGLSTEQAGKDKERIGRFNWVGNTTFIDQTKAKMDAQLPADKQNWTTLAQQKVTWKTSRNFTEFVNLDPLPDSEEGTIATAVNDIYQEAFAKTLYAKSDEEVLNLINQANEDASKAGYGKLLAYQTERWQNNLSRMK; via the coding sequence ATGACGGTTGCATTATGCACGGTGCTGCTGATGGCCGGGTGTGGCGGAGGGAATAACGCGGCAGTTCAGGGTACGGCAGAACCCGTTAAAGAACCGGCGGCAGCCACTGCTGCAGCGGAAACGGCGGTACCCGCAACTACGGAGCCTTCCACAGACGCAGTAAGCACAGTGAAGCCGGTAACCTTCAGCTATTACAGCAATTATGACTGGGATACTACGGAGCAGTGGGGCGCCGACTCAACCACGCGCTGGATTGCCGATACCCTTAAGGTCAATATGACTCCCGTTCAGTCAAGCGGCGCTGCCGAGACGAAGTTCAGCACCATGATTGCTTCAGGCAGTCTGCCGGATGTCATTATGACGGACCGCGGTGCGAGTGTCGAGCGTCTGCGGCAAGGCGGAATGCTGGTGGCACTGGATGATTATCTCGACAAATATCCGAATCTTAAGAATAACGCCGGGGAAGCCACACTCGGTATGCTCCGCTCAGACGACGGCAAGCTGTACCAGTTCCCGAACTGGTATACCTCAAGCCCCAACGGCAACGGCGGTTGGATCATCAACAAGAAAATTTATAAAGAGCTGGGCTCGCCGAAGCTGGAAACCTTCGATGATCTGTATGCCTATCTGAAGCTGGTGAAGGAGAAATACAGTGATGTTGTTCCGCTGGAGGTTGGAGCCAAAGGCCGGGGCATTGATACCATGTATGGCGGATGGGCGGAGAACAAACCTTATCTGACGAGAGCTAATCCTGTGGGCAATGAACTGAAGTCGATCTTTGAAGACCCGATTTTCATTGAGAACATGCAGTATGCCAGCAAGCTGTTCCGCGACAAGCTGATTTCACAGGATGTATTCACGCAGACCGGCGACCAGATTAACGAAAAGCTGAAAACAGGCCGCGTCGCAGTATACGTGGATGGCGATGTGGTCAATCCGGGCCGGGGAGCGGACGGTGCCCTGAAGGCTACCGATCCGGAAGCGGGCTATGAGATCATCTGGCCGATCCATAAAGCTGGCCTGGATGCCACCAAAATCACTCCGAATAATTACAATTCCCTCGGCTGGAATGTGCTTGTTATTACGAAGAATGCCAAGGACCCTGAAGCGATCTTCTCCTATCTGGACTGGTTAACCGGAGAGGAGGGCCAGCGTATTATCAACTTCGGACGTAAGGGGCTCTACTGGGATGAGACTGACGCAGATGGAGTACCGATTCTGAATGCCGGGGGTCTTAGCACAGAGCAGGCAGGAAAAGACAAGGAAAGAATCGGCCGCTTCAACTGGGTAGGCAATACGACATTCATCGATCAGACCAAAGCCAAGATGGATGCGCAGCTGCCGGCTGACAAGCAGAATTGGACGACGCTGGCCCAGCAGAAAGTGACCTGGAAGACTTCCCGAAACTTTACGGAATTCGTGAACCTTGATCCGCTTCCGGATTCGGAAGAAGGAACCATTGCCACTGCCGTTAACGATATCTATCAGGAGGCTTTTGCCAAGACGCTGTATGCCAAGAGTGATGAAGAGGTGCTGAACCTGATTAACCAAGCGAATGAAGACGCCTCAAAAGCGGGTTACGGTAAGCTGCTGGCGTACCAGACGGAAAGATGGCAGAACAACCTCAGCAGGATGAAATAA
- a CDS encoding response regulator — translation MYKVLLVDDELLDLKGLQYFMNWEDMDMEVCAAASSGFEALEVLEAQQVDIVVTDIKMPIMTGMELARRALELNPMLKIVFVSGYEDFQYAKQAISMSACGYILKPVDDEDMRRTLIDVKEALNKERAHSHLEHYFSESEPLLKRELFMQLLDGTPDEDRVLPLLQRMGIAWQRSRLYTALLEPDDLAWKLNGYSEEAQAAIEQQLSLSVEQFCAMERIQVCRLDQFHFALILEERVEHGRLREFIHHAVSGTPLTVTIGAGPLVNSLKELHFSFQRAKEALGLKLFMGKGKLILHTDARGPVTAEAKDLDDILQALFQAMSSYRLVAIDDCNEELFVWVGHMETKLEIYQLFLHVVSKLDAYLHTINEDFYGVLGLDRKHLSILYHFETTQDMKSWLRRRMFELSEHLQRKRQGKKRKLVQEIEAYIEERLEHNVMLRDAANHFSFSPNHLGQIFFEEKGVYFSDYVSLRRLERVKLLLGDPKLKVYEAAQRVGYKNLSHFSKQFKDYYGVSPGDYRRHL, via the coding sequence ATGTATAAGGTGCTGCTGGTTGACGATGAGCTGCTGGATCTGAAGGGTCTGCAATACTTCATGAACTGGGAAGATATGGACATGGAAGTGTGTGCAGCCGCAAGCAGCGGCTTCGAGGCGCTTGAAGTGCTGGAAGCGCAGCAGGTGGATATTGTCGTTACGGATATCAAGATGCCGATTATGACCGGGATGGAGCTTGCCCGCAGAGCACTTGAGCTGAATCCGATGCTGAAGATTGTTTTTGTCAGCGGTTATGAGGATTTCCAGTATGCCAAGCAGGCCATTTCCATGAGTGCCTGCGGTTATATTCTGAAGCCTGTGGACGATGAGGATATGCGGCGGACGTTGATTGATGTGAAGGAGGCCCTGAACAAGGAACGGGCGCATAGCCATCTGGAGCATTATTTCTCGGAGTCGGAACCCCTGCTGAAGCGTGAGCTGTTCATGCAGCTTCTCGATGGAACACCGGATGAGGACCGGGTATTGCCGCTGCTTCAACGCATGGGGATTGCATGGCAAAGATCCCGCCTGTACACCGCTCTGCTGGAACCAGATGACCTGGCCTGGAAGCTGAACGGATATAGTGAGGAGGCCCAAGCGGCAATAGAGCAGCAGCTGAGCCTGTCGGTTGAACAGTTCTGTGCGATGGAACGGATTCAGGTCTGCAGACTGGATCAGTTCCATTTTGCTCTAATCCTTGAAGAACGTGTAGAGCATGGACGGCTAAGGGAATTCATTCATCATGCGGTCAGCGGAACTCCGCTGACAGTGACCATAGGAGCCGGACCGCTGGTGAACAGTCTGAAGGAGCTGCATTTCTCCTTCCAGCGGGCCAAGGAAGCCCTAGGATTGAAGCTGTTCATGGGCAAAGGCAAGCTGATACTGCACACGGATGCCAGAGGGCCGGTTACGGCTGAAGCTAAGGATCTTGATGATATTCTCCAGGCCTTGTTTCAGGCCATGTCCTCTTACCGGCTGGTTGCCATCGACGATTGTAATGAGGAGCTGTTCGTGTGGGTAGGGCATATGGAGACCAAGCTGGAGATCTATCAGCTGTTTCTGCATGTGGTGTCGAAGCTCGATGCTTATTTGCATACGATTAATGAGGACTTCTACGGGGTGCTCGGACTGGACCGGAAGCATCTGAGCATTCTCTACCATTTCGAGACTACCCAGGATATGAAATCCTGGCTGCGCCGCCGTATGTTCGAGCTGTCGGAGCATTTGCAGCGTAAACGGCAGGGCAAGAAACGCAAGCTCGTACAGGAGATTGAAGCTTATATAGAGGAACGTCTGGAGCACAACGTGATGCTGCGGGATGCTGCCAATCATTTCTCCTTCTCGCCCAATCATCTGGGACAGATTTTCTTTGAAGAGAAGGGAGTCTATTTCTCCGACTATGTCTCCTTAAGACGGCTGGAACGGGTGAAGCTGCTGCTTGGTGACCCGAAGCTTAAGGTTTATGAAGCTGCCCAGCGGGTCGGCTATAAGAATCTGTCCCATTTCAGCAAGCAATTCAAGGATTATTACGGAGTCAGCCCGGGCGACTACAGGAGACATCTGTAA
- a CDS encoding cache domain-containing sensor histidine kinase, translating into MWRRLSMPYGYKLILPYVFCLLVAVGTVGMFAYSHSVNSLKQKTRENIQGTLQQMRDNITYRTDNIERISSTLYYNFNLQSALRHYDQGWYSYETMTKTLMPTLENLLNYTAGNVGLSLYLENDSIPELYYSEIGPNPLLSTKRYEIFHVQRIRKEKWYQALVMPEAKAGTGQWRQVLRDEANGNISLIQRLDDIQKQRSMGLIRVTVQMQDLLDSVDYRKIGEYATLVVTDRSGRMVLESSPETADSGTLYSSGNRLQLSEPLNGVGWVLQAYIPNSQFDESANEVRRMTLLVCLASALVLACLGIGVSSYFTRRIQKIVGSLNAFHDGDFHKRIKYKGNDELAQIAVAFNRMGSNIEELIHKNYVANLQKKEAELESLQAQINPHFLYNTLSSINRLAQFGDIQKLHTLVQELAKFYRLSLNRGGIITTVGNEIEHAKAYIAIQGIKYGERMSVYYDIDPGVLEYATVKLILQPMIENVLEHAWFGSTIGIRLVAEKREDSIIFKIIDNGVGMNADTIRQILAPEGTRIGYGIRNVDSRIKLHGGSEYGVLIASRSGIGTCVQISIPCRL; encoded by the coding sequence ATGTGGCGCAGGCTAAGCATGCCCTACGGATACAAGCTGATTCTGCCTTATGTGTTCTGCCTGCTGGTAGCTGTGGGTACGGTAGGCATGTTCGCCTACAGTCATTCCGTGAACTCGCTCAAACAGAAGACGAGGGAGAACATACAAGGCACACTGCAGCAAATGCGGGATAACATCACCTACCGTACGGATAATATTGAACGTATATCCAGCACTTTATACTATAATTTCAATCTGCAAAGTGCCCTGCGGCACTATGATCAAGGCTGGTACAGCTATGAGACCATGACGAAGACCCTGATGCCTACGCTTGAGAATCTGCTCAATTACACGGCAGGTAATGTCGGACTGTCGCTATATCTGGAGAATGACTCCATTCCTGAACTATACTACAGCGAGATTGGACCCAATCCGCTGCTTTCGACCAAACGTTACGAAATTTTTCATGTACAAAGAATACGGAAAGAGAAATGGTACCAGGCTCTTGTGATGCCGGAAGCTAAGGCCGGTACCGGACAATGGCGGCAGGTTCTGCGCGATGAGGCGAATGGCAATATCTCGCTGATCCAGCGGCTGGATGATATTCAGAAGCAGCGGAGCATGGGTCTAATCCGGGTGACCGTTCAGATGCAGGATCTGCTGGATTCGGTGGATTACCGCAAGATCGGCGAATATGCCACTCTTGTGGTGACCGACCGCAGCGGCAGAATGGTGCTGGAATCTTCGCCGGAGACTGCTGATTCCGGCACCTTATATTCCAGCGGTAACCGGCTACAGCTGAGTGAACCGCTGAACGGTGTGGGATGGGTGCTGCAGGCCTATATTCCGAACAGCCAGTTCGATGAGAGTGCAAACGAAGTGCGGAGAATGACTCTGCTGGTCTGTCTGGCCAGCGCGCTGGTCCTGGCCTGTCTCGGCATCGGAGTATCCAGCTATTTCACCCGGCGGATTCAGAAGATCGTCGGATCGCTGAACGCTTTTCACGATGGAGACTTTCACAAGAGAATTAAGTATAAGGGCAATGACGAACTGGCACAGATTGCGGTAGCCTTCAACCGGATGGGCAGCAATATCGAAGAGCTGATTCATAAGAATTATGTTGCCAATCTTCAGAAAAAAGAAGCGGAGCTGGAATCACTGCAGGCGCAGATCAATCCGCATTTCCTCTACAATACACTCTCCTCGATCAATCGTCTGGCCCAGTTCGGAGATATTCAGAAGCTGCACACCCTCGTTCAGGAGCTGGCCAAGTTCTACCGGCTGTCTTTGAACCGGGGCGGAATTATCACAACCGTGGGCAATGAAATTGAGCATGCCAAGGCTTATATTGCCATTCAGGGCATCAAATACGGGGAGCGGATGTCGGTATATTACGATATTGACCCCGGGGTGCTGGAGTATGCGACGGTGAAGCTGATTCTGCAGCCGATGATTGAGAATGTGCTGGAGCATGCCTGGTTCGGCAGCACCATCGGAATCCGGCTGGTAGCGGAGAAGAGGGAGGACAGCATCATCTTCAAGATTATAGACAATGGGGTAGGCATGAATGCGGATACCATCCGGCAGATTCTGGCCCCAGAGGGGACCCGGATCGGCTACGGCATCCGTAATGTAGATTCCCGGATTAAGCTGCATGGCGGCAGCGAATACGGAGTGCTAATCGCCAGCCGTTCCGGAATTGGCACCTGTGTGCAGATTTCGATTCCCTGCCGGTTATAA